A window of Acidimicrobiales bacterium contains these coding sequences:
- a CDS encoding DUF2630 family protein gives MDDNEILEHIGGLVSEEHTLLETAGDDGLDEAQESRLASLEANLDQCWDLLRQRRARRHAGLDPDEAKERDTGTVEHYRQ, from the coding sequence GTGGACGACAACGAGATCCTCGAGCACATCGGCGGCCTGGTCAGCGAGGAGCACACGCTGCTCGAGACGGCCGGGGATGATGGTCTCGACGAGGCCCAGGAGAGCCGTCTCGCCAGCCTGGAGGCCAACCTGGACCAATGCTGGGACCTGCTGCGCCAGCGACGGGCCCGACGGCATGCGGGCCTCGACCCCGACGAAGCCAAGGAGCGCGACACCGGCACCGTCGAGCACTACCGCCAGTGA
- a CDS encoding trypsin-like peptidase domain-containing protein, producing the protein MTEPRIPSGDVLDTSPDALGEHPLDAYSRVVTSVAANLLPSVASLRVGRTARRGGREAPEGAGSGVAITPDGFMLTSAHVVTGSRTGTASFSDGRELELEVVGADRLSDLAVVRARGSGLSAAVLGDADALQVGQLVVAIGNPLGLSGSVTAGVVSGLGRSLPTRAGSATRIVENVIQTDAALNPGNSGGALADGRGHVVGINTAVAGIGLGLAVPVNATTRRIIGALMSEGRFRRAYIGIAGAFRALPPRQSAVLGRDAGVGVAEIVEGSPAARAGLRPKDVILSIDDDDVETAGDLQKLMIGDAIGRAVVLRLLRDDRVIELTVTPVELVE; encoded by the coding sequence ATGACCGAACCTCGCATCCCATCTGGCGACGTGCTCGACACCTCGCCTGACGCGCTCGGAGAGCACCCGCTGGACGCCTACTCACGCGTCGTCACGTCGGTGGCGGCCAACCTGCTGCCGTCGGTGGCGAGCCTCCGAGTGGGCCGTACCGCCCGGCGGGGCGGCCGCGAGGCGCCCGAGGGAGCCGGCAGCGGTGTCGCCATCACACCGGACGGGTTCATGCTGACCTCAGCCCACGTGGTCACCGGGAGCCGCACAGGCACGGCCAGCTTCAGTGACGGCCGGGAGCTCGAGCTCGAGGTCGTCGGTGCAGACCGGCTCTCCGACCTCGCCGTGGTCCGGGCCAGGGGCTCCGGCCTCAGCGCCGCCGTGCTCGGTGACGCCGACGCGCTGCAGGTCGGCCAGCTGGTGGTGGCGATCGGCAACCCACTCGGACTGTCCGGGTCGGTGACCGCCGGTGTGGTGAGCGGGCTGGGTCGCTCGCTGCCCACCAGGGCCGGCAGCGCGACCAGGATCGTCGAGAACGTGATCCAGACCGACGCCGCCCTCAACCCCGGGAACTCCGGCGGCGCCCTGGCCGACGGCCGCGGTCACGTCGTGGGCATCAACACAGCCGTGGCCGGTATCGGCCTGGGCCTCGCCGTCCCGGTCAACGCCACGACCCGTCGGATCATCGGCGCCCTGATGAGCGAAGGCCGATTCCGGCGGGCCTACATCGGCATCGCCGGCGCTTTTCGAGCCCTGCCGCCGCGGCAGAGCGCCGTCCTCGGGCGCGACGCTGGCGTCGGAGTCGCCGAGATCGTGGAGGGGAGCCCCGCCGCCCGGGCCGGGCTCCGTCCCAAGGACGTGATCCTCAGCATCGATGACGACGACGTCGAGACGGCCGGCGACCTTCAGAAGCTGATGATCGGCGACGCCATCGGCAGAGCTGTCGTCCTGCGCCTCCTCCGCGACGACAGGGTCATCGAGCTCACGGTGACACCGGTGGAGCTGGTCGAGTAG